The following proteins are co-located in the Frigidibacter mobilis genome:
- a CDS encoding glycosyltransferase family 2 protein, whose product MDNTKAKVAAMTMLRGDYFYLERWVEYYGRHLGRENLYVLSHGNDPEHRRIAEGCNVINLPYDATRYSFNQRRWQMLSLFTSGFTRYYNWVLCGDVDEIVAVDPAVSDSLQDYLMRFGETKAPRVITPFAIELVHNPGLEPEPLEGRNILDVRRIFRLNANYAKPCITRNKITFGPGGHFASEKEGYLDPDLYLFHLRFVDYQMTHDRLAVRKEQRHIQSGDLAEVDRKPTGWDTAWDSYLDLSRKTPVAETVDFPEFRKEMVEGRHPKNDGAFWMMGGGRSSDVYRLPERFAALF is encoded by the coding sequence ATGGACAACACCAAGGCCAAGGTGGCCGCGATGACGATGTTGCGCGGCGACTACTTCTACCTCGAACGCTGGGTGGAGTATTACGGGCGGCATCTGGGGCGCGAGAACCTCTATGTTCTCAGCCACGGCAATGACCCCGAACACCGCCGCATCGCCGAGGGCTGCAACGTCATCAACCTGCCCTATGATGCCACGCGCTACAGCTTCAACCAGCGGCGCTGGCAGATGCTGTCGCTGTTCACCTCGGGTTTCACCCGCTATTACAACTGGGTGCTGTGCGGCGATGTCGATGAGATCGTGGCGGTGGACCCGGCGGTGTCGGACAGCCTGCAGGATTACCTGATGCGCTTTGGCGAGACCAAGGCGCCGCGCGTCATCACCCCCTTTGCCATCGAGCTGGTGCACAATCCGGGCCTGGAGCCAGAGCCGCTGGAGGGCCGCAATATCCTCGACGTGCGCCGCATCTTCCGGCTGAACGCCAATTACGCCAAGCCCTGCATCACCCGCAACAAGATCACCTTCGGCCCCGGCGGGCATTTCGCGTCCGAGAAGGAGGGGTATCTGGACCCCGACCTCTACCTCTTCCACCTGCGTTTCGTGGATTACCAGATGACCCATGACCGCCTCGCGGTACGCAAGGAGCAGCGCCATATCCAGAGCGGTGACCTGGCCGAGGTGGACCGCAAGCCCACCGGCTGGGATACCGCCTGGGACAGCTACCTGGACCTGTCGCGCAAGACCCCGGTCGCGGAAACGGTGGATTTTCCTGAGTTTCGCAAGGAAATGGTCGAGGGCCGCCACCCCAAGAATGACGGCGCGTTCTGGATGATGGGCGGCGGGCGCAGTTCCGATGTCTACCGCCTGCCCGAACGGTTCGCGGCGCTGTTCTGA